One Natrinema longum genomic window, TAATGCAGGCCCCGCCGAGCGGGCCGGGCTCGACGACGGCCGCCTCGAGACCCTGTTCGGCGACCGCGGTCGCGACCTGACTACCCGAGCCGCCCCCGAGCACGACGATATCGTAGCGTTCCATACCGATTCCGACGAGGGACGGATGCCTAAAACGAGCGCCTGCAGTTCGAATGGACGTGCCCGCCACCCGCCGTCATGCCGGCCGCCTAAAGCCAGTCGTCTCCGGTATCGTCGGCCGTCGCTTCCCGATACGACCGGACGGCCGCCGCGAGGTTTTCGAGGGCATCTTCGGGCGTCTGTCCCTGGCTCGAGACGCCGGTTTCCTCGTCGTCGGCGATGTGGAGGCCGTGATCGTTGACTCGCATGGTCACGTCCGCGTCCTCGAGTCCCTCGTAGTCGGAGGGATCGACGTCTGCGTCGGAACTCATACGTGAGTCTTCTCCCGGTCGAGTAAAATACGCGTCGACGCGGTCTCGGCCGCGCCCGATCAGAGTTCGGATCGTTTGACCAGCGCGTAGACGAGCAAGGCCGCGAGGATCGTACTGAGGTAGGCTTCAGAGCCGGCGAGAAACCGGGCGATCGGACCGATCGGCCCGATGTCGCCGTAGCCGATCGTCGTGTAGCTGATGTAGCTGAAGTAGATGGTTTCGTAGACGCCCTCCGCTCCCGTCTCGAACAGCGGCCCGTCGAACAGGTAGGGGATCGCGAACGCCATCGGCGCGATGGCGAACATGATGCCGATCCGCATCGGTCGCATGCCGTGCCCGCAGGTGATCCCGAGGAAGAAGTTCTCCGCAGCCCGCCCGAGGTTCTTGGTCCGGGTCCAGATCCCCTCCTCGGGATCGCGGACGGTCTCGAGGTTCTTCCGGCGGCTGTAGCGCTGCCGTTTGACGCGGAACTCGCCGGCGGTTTTCATGTCGCCGTTCGCGCTCGCGCTCTGTTTGGCTTTGAGATACGTCGTTTCGATCACTTCCGGCGTCATCTCGAGGGCGTACTCCCGGTCGACCACGTCCGCTGGCGGCTCGTCGAAGTCGTGGATGGACCAGCCGTTTCGATCGAGGTACTCGCGGTGGCCGCTGAAGTCGAACGTGTGTCCGTCGAACTCGTCGAACTCCGTCCGGCAGAACCGGAAGTAATCGAGGAGTTGGCGGCGGTCTCGCGTTCGCTCGGCCTCGAGATCGACGTCCCCGACGCTCGCGAGCGTCAGGTCGTATCGCACCCAGCCCTCGGCGGGCTGGACGATTCGGCCGCTGCGGATCTTGCCACGAGTGAAGTCGACGAACGCGTCGGCGTCGGTTCCGCGTGCCTCGAAGTCGATTCGCTCGGAGACGACACAGCGGCTGAAGTCGATCGTCCCGCCGAAGGCGGTCCCGACGAAGTTCGCGGACGTGATCTCGGCGTCGTGGAAGTCGACATCGTCGGCGAATCGGGCCCCCTCGAAGGAGACGTCGTCCTTGAGGTGGTTCGCGCCGCCGGTGAACTCGCAGCCGCGAAACACGCAGGGGCCGTCGAACCGGGCGTTCGAGAAGTCGGCGTCCTCGCGGAACCGGGCTTCGTCGAAGTCGACCTCGCCGTCGAACGACGCGTCGGGGAAGTCAGCGTCGCCGTCGAACGTCGCCGACTCGAAGTGCGCGATCCCCTCGAAGTCGGCCCCCGCGAACGTGACGAACCGAAACGACGCGTGGCGGAACGTGACGTCGTCGCCGAAGGTCGCGGTCTCGAAACTGGCGTCGTCGACCAGCGTGCGAGCGCCACCGGAAAACGTCGCCCCGCGGAAGTCCGCTCGGCCGTGGAACGCGACGTCGTCGAAGGCGGTGTCGCCCCCGAACCGGACCTCGTCGAAGTCCGCGAGCGCATCGAAGGCGGTCTCCCGAAACTCGGCGTCGCCGGTGAACGTCGCCTCCTGGAAGACCGCCTCCGCCCGGAAGTCGACGGCATCGAACCGCGTGAAGCCGAACTCGGTCTCCCGGAAGGTAGCGTTCGCGCGGAACGTCGTCCCCGAAAACGTCGTGTTGTCCTCGAGGTGATTCGAGTCGCCGTGACACTCGGCCGCGCGGAAGGTCACCTCCTCGTCGAACGTCGCGCCGTCGAAGCGGACGCCGTCGCGGAAGGTCGCCTCGTCGCAGTCGAGGGGGCCCTCGAAGGTCGTCCCGTCGAAGGCGACGTCGTCGTCGAATTTCGCCTCGAAGCAGCTCGCGGGACCGGTAATCGTCGCGTCGGAACACGACAGCGGTGCCTCGACGTGGGCCTCCTGCAGGCGGAGCGATCCGATCGTCGCACCATCGAGGACGATCGGCAGCGTCACCCGCGTGTGCTCGAGGGAGAGCCCCTCGATGGTCGCGCCGCTGAGATCGATCGGGTGCCGATCGACACTCGTCAGGGTCGTCCGGTCCAACGAGATCTCGGGCAGCGTGACGCCACCGAGGTCTTTCTGGGCGTCGGTCCCGTGGACGAGGACCGAGCGAAACGTCTCGCGAACCTCGTCGTCGGAGATCCCTCGAGCCTCCCGCTGAGCGGGCGAGAGGTGCAAGATCGAGGGGTCGACGTCCACGGACGTCTCCGCCGCGAGACGCGCATCCGACTCCGTTTGTGGGTCGCCGCCAGCGCTGGCGACGGTACGTTCGCCGTCGGTCCCCGTTCCGTCGTTCGAGTCTGAGTCGTTAGTCATCCGTCTGAATGTCTCTCATCGGTGGTTCGGTGTCGGTCAGGTCTCCCGTCGACGTCGGGCGGGGAGCGGCGGAATCGAGTGGCGACGAGTCGCGGTCCGTCGTCAAGACCGTTCGGGTGTACAACGCGAGTTCGTATTCCGGATAGGTGTGATAGGTCTCGTAGCCGTTCGCGTCGATCTCGATCGTCGTGACGGCCTCCGGGGGTCCGTCGAAGGCGTACGCGAGATCGAACGATCGGGGACGGGAGCGATACCGGGTGCGGGGAAACGCCGACAGCGGCCGATGTTCGATCTCCGTCACGCACTGTATCGCGTCGTTCTCGAAGGTGAGCCGGCGGGACGGCCGGTCGGGCTCGAGCGGAACCGTGGCCGCCCCGCGATCCGCCGTCGAGACCGGCTCACAGGTCGAGAGCTCGTAGAAGCCGAACTCCGGGGCGCTAACGTAGTGTGAACTCCCGATGATTCGGAAGGTGAACTCGGTTCCCATGAACCGTCGCGTCAGCGAGTCGAAGACGCGAACGCCGTCGGTCGCCGGCGGGCGGTCGGCGTGCACGAACTGGAGCGTTTCCTTGGGCATGATCAGTCGACGATGATGTCGTAGTTCGGGTGCAAGACGCTGTTCGGTTCGACGCCCCGGTACTCGGGAAGCGATCGCCACCGCCACTCCCCGAACGTCTCGGCGTTTGCGTGGACGTAGTCGCTCTCGGCGCGCTCGAGGTCGGGCGTCGGCGTCGGGCCGTCCGAGAGCACGTAGAAGCGCTCGCCGGGCTCGAGCCCCCCGTCGCCGTCGAGGTCGTCGTAGGCGTAGTAGGGGAGATACTGGTCGAAGCCCGCCGCGCGAACCGTGTTGGCGTAGACCTTGCTGTGGGTCGGGTGGTCGCCGCTCGTGTAGACCCAGGAGACGACGAGCCCGTCGTCGCTGAGGTGCTCGCGGAGCAGCGTGTAAAACTCCGTCGAGTACAGCGACATCGTCTCGTCGCTTCGGACACCCGGCACGTCGAGAAGGACGAGGTCGTACGTCTCGTCGCTCTCCTGGAGGTACGTGAAGGCGTCCTGGGTCGTCGTGTTCAAGCGGTCGTACTCGTAGGCGTCGTCGTTGTACTGCCGGAAGAACTCCCGCTCCCGAGCCATCTCGAGGAACTCGCCGTCGATGTCGACCTGATCGACCGACGCGTCGTACTGGCGGAGGTGATCGACGGCGATGTAGTCGCCGCCGCCGACGAGCAACACGTCGACCGAAGACTGGTCGTCGAACGTCGTCATCGGGATGTCGACGAGTCCGCTGTGGTAGGAGTCGACCCAGCGATCACAGAACTGGATCGCCCGATCGAGGTGGAGACACGTTTCCGTGTCGGTATGCCCCTGAACGTCGCGTTCGTAGGTGAGTACCGTCTGGTAGGACGTTGTGTCGTAGCTGCGCGTCTCGACATCGGCCACGCCCGGAGGGTACTCCCGTTCGATGGTCCGCTCGAGGTAGGTCGTCGTCACCGCCCGATCGACCGCGTTCGGATGCGCGACGAGCCCCCCATAGGTGCCGGTCAGGAGGACGCCGACGAGGACGACGGCGCGCCACTGTCCGACGGTCGGTCGCGAGAGCGTGCGGGCCGCATTCGAGAACGTCCAGGCGGCAAAGCCCAGTGCGGCGAGTGCGTTCAACAGCCCCAGAGCGAAGACGCTCACGACGAGCCCGTATCGCGGATACAAGACCAGTGCGTAGACGACCGTCCCGGCGAGGCTCCCGAGGTAGTCGACGCCGAGGACCTCGGAGAAGGACCGGTTGTCGGGGTCGTCGATCGTAAAGAACGCGCCGAGGA contains:
- a CDS encoding type II toxin-antitoxin system HicB family antitoxin — protein: MSSDADVDPSDYEGLEDADVTMRVNDHGLHIADDEETGVSSQGQTPEDALENLAAAVRSYREATADDTGDDWL
- a CDS encoding pentapeptide repeat-containing protein codes for the protein MTNDSDSNDGTGTDGERTVASAGGDPQTESDARLAAETSVDVDPSILHLSPAQREARGISDDEVRETFRSVLVHGTDAQKDLGGVTLPEISLDRTTLTSVDRHPIDLSGATIEGLSLEHTRVTLPIVLDGATIGSLRLQEAHVEAPLSCSDATITGPASCFEAKFDDDVAFDGTTFEGPLDCDEATFRDGVRFDGATFDEEVTFRAAECHGDSNHLEDNTTFSGTTFRANATFRETEFGFTRFDAVDFRAEAVFQEATFTGDAEFRETAFDALADFDEVRFGGDTAFDDVAFHGRADFRGATFSGGARTLVDDASFETATFGDDVTFRHASFRFVTFAGADFEGIAHFESATFDGDADFPDASFDGEVDFDEARFREDADFSNARFDGPCVFRGCEFTGGANHLKDDVSFEGARFADDVDFHDAEITSANFVGTAFGGTIDFSRCVVSERIDFEARGTDADAFVDFTRGKIRSGRIVQPAEGWVRYDLTLASVGDVDLEAERTRDRRQLLDYFRFCRTEFDEFDGHTFDFSGHREYLDRNGWSIHDFDEPPADVVDREYALEMTPEVIETTYLKAKQSASANGDMKTAGEFRVKRQRYSRRKNLETVRDPEEGIWTRTKNLGRAAENFFLGITCGHGMRPMRIGIMFAIAPMAFAIPYLFDGPLFETGAEGVYETIYFSYISYTTIGYGDIGPIGPIARFLAGSEAYLSTILAALLVYALVKRSEL
- a CDS encoding DUF2617 family protein, with the translated sequence MPKETLQFVHADRPPATDGVRVFDSLTRRFMGTEFTFRIIGSSHYVSAPEFGFYELSTCEPVSTADRGAATVPLEPDRPSRRLTFENDAIQCVTEIEHRPLSAFPRTRYRSRPRSFDLAYAFDGPPEAVTTIEIDANGYETYHTYPEYELALYTRTVLTTDRDSSPLDSAAPRPTSTGDLTDTEPPMRDIQTDD
- a CDS encoding spermidine synthase → MAEDGTTDGTETSGSEPTDGSGSGRSEGEVSSRHLVTDRRVALSVTFVVAFCSIAYELVYSELLTVFFGGTVLRYSITIGLYMFSLGVGSVLSAQLGEPESNFLRTEVYLAIAGPAGAMAIVAINSLPPIDVPGAGPTILALSHVPILVVGVLSGFEVPLLTDLVENREETVFASLGRLYPRRIVRAILGAFFTIDDPDNRSFSEVLGVDYLGSLAGTVVYALVLYPRYGLVVSVFALGLLNALAALGFAAWTFSNAARTLSRPTVGQWRAVVLVGVLLTGTYGGLVAHPNAVDRAVTTTYLERTIEREYPPGVADVETRSYDTTSYQTVLTYERDVQGHTDTETCLHLDRAIQFCDRWVDSYHSGLVDIPMTTFDDQSSVDVLLVGGGDYIAVDHLRQYDASVDQVDIDGEFLEMAREREFFRQYNDDAYEYDRLNTTTQDAFTYLQESDETYDLVLLDVPGVRSDETMSLYSTEFYTLLREHLSDDGLVVSWVYTSGDHPTHSKVYANTVRAAGFDQYLPYYAYDDLDGDGGLEPGERFYVLSDGPTPTPDLERAESDYVHANAETFGEWRWRSLPEYRGVEPNSVLHPNYDIIVD